GCGCCGGCTCGGTGCCGGCGCCAATCATGCCCTGGACGAACTGGCGGCAGCCGGCCGGGAAGTCCTGGCGCAAGGGAGCGGCCATCTGCTCCAGCTCCTCCCGGGTCAGGGGATGCTCGATGTTGTGCAGGGTGTCGACGCCGATCAGCCCCTGCACGCGCCCCGGCAGAAGGCGGGCCGCCTCCGCAATGACCACCCCGCCCATGGAATGGCCGATGAGAATGACCTTGCCACTGGCCGCCGCCTCGGTGACCGCCTGCACGTCCTCACCGAAGGCCTGCATGGTGTACCGGGATCTGGCCGCGCCGGAATGCCCGTGTCCGGCGAGGTCGAGGGTGACAACCCGGTAGGTGGCCGACAAGGCCTCCACCTGGGCGCGCCAGTAGCGGGCGTCACAGCTCCAGCCGTGCACCAGCACCAGGGTCGTCTCGCCGGGCCCCCGCACCTCGTAGGAGATCGGGGTGCCGTCCTTCGAGGCCACGACCTGGGGCCACGCCGCCTGGGCGGCTGCCGCCCCCAGGACCAGCCACAGCGCCAGGAGCGTACCGGCGAGGCGACGACCGCAACCGGCCGTGATCGCGCCGCCCCTCTTCCTCCCGTGAGCCCGCCTTCCTGATGCCATCATCGTCAACCTCCCCCTTGGCGTTGCCCGCCAGCCACCCCCTCCATCCACCCGAGCCACCATTCCCCGACCTCCCTCCTTGGCAACGCCGCGCCTTCGTCGTTCAGGGCGTGCCACGTCCATAGAAACGGACCGGAGCGCCTTCGCCGTGCCCCCGGTGTCGCGGGCAGCCGGGGCGCACGGCCAGCAGCCAGCGCGGCCTACACGGCGCCAAGGATCCACCCTTCCTGCTCGACGCAGACCCGCGCCTGGCTCTGGTCCAGGCCAGCGGGCCAGACGAAGTACTGGCCGAGGGTTCCGGTGCCATCACATGCGGCAGCCCATGCGCACAGGGCGCGGACCTGGGCGCGGTCCCGAATCAGCGCGGGGTTGGCGCGCATCAGCCCCTGAGTCTGTTCCTTGACCACCCCGGGCCAGATTTCCGCATGCAGAATGGATGGCCCCTG
The window above is part of the Thermodesulfobacteriota bacterium genome. Proteins encoded here:
- a CDS encoding alpha/beta hydrolase, giving the protein MMASGRRAHGRKRGGAITAGCGRRLAGTLLALWLVLGAAAAQAAWPQVVASKDGTPISYEVRGPGETTLVLVHGWSCDARYWRAQVEALSATYRVVTLDLAGHGHSGAARSRYTMQAFGEDVQAVTEAAASGKVILIGHSMGGVVIAEAARLLPGRVQGLIGVDTLHNIEHPLTREELEQMAAPLRQDFPAGCRQFVQGMIGAGTEPALRDWILADMAAAPPAVAISALNEMMSLYVTGDAARLFEAVPLPVIAVNGDLWPIADEANRRHMASFEAVVLKGADHFLMLTRPDELNAALAQAVKDLLARPAPGDGGQ